In Asterias rubens chromosome 10, eAstRub1.3, whole genome shotgun sequence, the following proteins share a genomic window:
- the LOC117295955 gene encoding uncharacterized protein LOC117295955, translated as MAPQKSFSSVAESTLQYSPPSSETLRIGVAESTLQYSPPSSETLRIGVAESTLQYSPPSSETLRIGVAESTLQYSPPSSETLRIGVAESTLQYSPPSSETLRIGVAESTLQYSPPSSETLRIGVAESTLQYSPPSSETLRIGVAESTLQYSPPSSETLRIGVAESTLQYSPPSSETLRIGDIPLMLHLHKVSSVFLV; from the exons ATGGCTCCCCAAAAAAGTTTCAGCAGCGTTGCTGAAAGTACACTTCAGTATAGTCCACCGAGCAGCGAAACCCTCCGCATAGGCGTTGCTGAAAGTACACTTCAGTATAGTCCACCAAGCAGCGAAACCCTCCGCATAGGCGTTGCTGAAAGTACACTTCAGTATAGTCCACCGAGCAGCGAAACCCTCCGCATAGGCGTTGCTGAAAGTACACTTCAGTATAGTCCACCAAGCAGCGAAACCCTCCGCATAGGCGTTGCTGAAAGTACACTTCAGTATAGTCCACCGAGCAGCGAAACCCTCCGCATAGGCGTTGCTGAAAGTACACTTCAGTATAGTCCACCGAGCAGCGAAACCCTCCGCATAGGCGTTGCTGAAAGTACACTTCAGTATAGTCCACCGAGCAGCGAAACCCTCCGCATAGGCGTTGCTGAAAGTACACTTCAGTATAGTCCACCGAGCAGCGAAACCCTCCGCATAGGCGTTGCTGAAAGTACACTTCAGTATAGTCCACCGAGCAGCGAAACCCTCCGCATAG GCGACATTCCGCTAATGCTGCACTTGCACAAAGTCTCCTCCGTGTTCTTGGTTTAG
- the LOC117296067 gene encoding glutaredoxin-like, which produces MSGAKQFVDAAIVDNKVVVFSKTYCPYCKMAKSALDKCGGKYKVIELESRSDTDAIQDYLLKLTGGRSVPRVFIGGKFVGGGTEVEQLKKDNKLTPMLQSVGAL; this is translated from the exons ATGTCGGGTGCTAAACAATTTGTAGACGCTGCAATTGTTGACAACAAG GTGGTTGTATTTTCCAAGACGTATTGCCCCTACTGCAAGATGGCCAAAAGTGCCCTGGACAAGTGTGGTGGTAAATATAAGGTGATCGAGCTGGAGAGCCGGAGCGACACGGATGCCATCCAAGACTACCTGCTCAAGCTGACTGGAGGAAGAAGT GTACCACGTGTCTTTATTGGCGGAAAGTTTGTCGGCGGTGGAACTGAAGTTGAACAACTGAAGAAGGACAACAAGCTAACACCAATGCTGCAGTCTGTCGGTGCTCTTTAA